A single genomic interval of Burkholderiales bacterium harbors:
- a CDS encoding HAMP domain-containing protein — MLGVGALLFDFIMRPLRRLMTGTRAIGEGDLGYRIAAPGSDEFSDLAHEFDRMVGQLQETTVSKDALQASEKRLSETVVDLRHEIAGRERAERERAGLQAELRRSETMAAMGVLVFGVAHEVRNPLFGISSTLDAMDARLKKGGDHHRYMDVLHGEVNRLSKLMGDLLDYG; from the coding sequence GTGCTCGGCGTCGGCGCTTTGCTGTTCGACTTCATCATGCGGCCGCTAAGGCGGCTGATGACGGGCACGCGAGCCATCGGCGAAGGAGATCTGGGCTATCGCATCGCGGCGCCGGGCAGCGATGAATTCAGCGACCTCGCGCACGAATTCGACCGCATGGTCGGGCAGTTGCAGGAAACCACGGTGTCGAAGGACGCGCTGCAGGCGAGCGAAAAAAGGCTGTCCGAGACGGTCGTCGATCTGCGGCATGAGATAGCCGGGCGCGAACGCGCCGAGCGGGAGCGCGCCGGGCTGCAGGCCGAGTTGCGGCGGTCCGAGACGATGGCGGCAATGGGCGTGCTGGTCTTCGGCGTCGCGCACGAAGTCCGCAATCCGCTGTTCGGCATCTCGTCGACCCTTGATGCGATGGATGCGCGTCTGAAAAAAGGCGGCGATCATCATCGCTATATGGACGTGCTGCACGGCGAAGTCAACCGCCTCTCCAAATTGATGGGCGACCTGCTCGATTACGGCTGA